The following are encoded together in the Streptomyces rapamycinicus NRRL 5491 genome:
- a CDS encoding LysR family transcriptional regulator: MDVEALRTFVAVAETGQFQGAADELGISQQAVSKRIAALERHIEVTLLVRTSRGSRLNLDGKVFLPHAKKVLAVIEQAERAVHPGSRPLRVDVLNRRISPAQAVYRFYRSHPETDLDAVTLSKENAAQAVQAVLEGTVDASFRALPADQVPAGISAERLLDVPLELLVGPGHPLADAPWVSPADLGGHRIWIPGIRPSTEWAAFYQALSEAFGLSIDALGPNFGDEALMDALADSASLATLVGSGDRYLWPQTHDLRRIPLHDPTPVYPHVLLSRSGDQHPVLTALRDHLHTAGPRTPHDAWAPDWVAR; this comes from the coding sequence GTGGATGTTGAAGCACTGCGGACGTTCGTTGCCGTCGCCGAGACCGGCCAGTTCCAGGGCGCGGCCGACGAGCTGGGGATCAGCCAGCAGGCGGTCTCCAAGCGGATTGCGGCCCTGGAGAGGCACATCGAGGTCACGCTCCTGGTGCGGACGTCCCGAGGCTCCCGGCTGAACCTGGACGGGAAGGTCTTCTTGCCGCACGCCAAGAAAGTCCTGGCGGTCATCGAGCAGGCCGAGCGGGCCGTGCACCCCGGAAGCCGTCCCTTGCGTGTCGATGTCCTCAATCGGCGCATCTCCCCGGCCCAGGCCGTCTATCGGTTTTACCGCTCCCACCCCGAGACGGACCTGGACGCGGTCACGCTGAGCAAGGAGAACGCCGCCCAGGCCGTCCAAGCGGTGCTCGAAGGGACCGTCGACGCGTCCTTCCGTGCCCTGCCAGCAGACCAGGTCCCGGCCGGGATCAGCGCCGAACGACTCCTGGACGTACCCCTGGAGCTCCTGGTCGGCCCCGGTCACCCGCTGGCTGACGCGCCCTGGGTCAGTCCCGCGGACCTGGGTGGTCACCGCATCTGGATCCCCGGGATCAGGCCGAGCACGGAGTGGGCAGCGTTCTACCAGGCACTGTCCGAGGCCTTCGGCCTGAGCATCGACGCGCTCGGCCCCAACTTCGGTGACGAGGCCCTGATGGACGCTCTGGCCGACTCGGCCTCGCTGGCCACCCTCGTCGGCAGCGGGGACCGGTACCTGTGGCCCCAGACCCACGACCTACGGCGCATACCGTTGCACGACCCGACCCCGGTCTACCCGCACGTGCTGCTGTCCCGCAGCGGAGATCAGCACCCTGTGCTGACCGCGCTACGCGACCATCTGCACACTGCGGGCCCACGAACCCCGCACGACGCGTGGGCACCGGACTGGGTAGCCCGCTGA
- a CDS encoding DapH/DapD/GlmU-related protein, whose protein sequence is MYVQTSEFARHAERIVEVTDATSRLNVLPFSDSEGRAELLSVVFGGPLPESVVIYPPFFTENGLNTTFGENVFVNQGCTFMDKGGIRIGNGVMIAPKVSLITGGHPLPLAERREYLSFAPIVIEEDVWIGTAAVITQGVTIGAGAVVAAGAVVTRDVPGGTVVAGVPARVIKTID, encoded by the coding sequence ATGTATGTACAGACGTCTGAGTTCGCGCGTCATGCGGAACGGATCGTGGAGGTGACCGATGCGACGTCTCGACTGAACGTGCTTCCGTTCAGCGACAGCGAAGGTCGTGCGGAACTACTTTCTGTTGTGTTCGGCGGCCCGCTGCCGGAGTCGGTGGTGATCTACCCGCCGTTCTTCACCGAGAACGGGCTGAACACAACGTTCGGGGAAAACGTCTTCGTCAACCAGGGATGCACCTTCATGGACAAGGGAGGCATCCGTATCGGGAACGGCGTCATGATCGCCCCCAAGGTCAGCCTCATCACCGGAGGCCACCCACTGCCCCTGGCCGAGCGCCGCGAGTACCTCTCCTTCGCCCCGATCGTCATCGAGGAAGACGTCTGGATCGGGACGGCTGCCGTGATCACGCAAGGGGTGACCATCGGCGCAGGCGCGGTGGTCGCTGCCGGTGCGGTGGTCACTCGTGATGTCCCTGGCGGCACCGTGGTCGCGGGAGTGCCCGCCCGGGTGATTAAGACGATCGACTGA
- a CDS encoding tyrosine-type recombinase/integrase, which translates to MNGAALKPPDVSQRFKLLIKRYRKLRQRHAEGWTVERIAQRHRTTVEAEHLASTMPLPPNRFHDLRHGAATMLIAAGVDDKLVSEALGHASVNFTKDVYAVVAEELAEDAARKISAFIPRQKRSAAVGAITVPSGRESWPRKQHREPAP; encoded by the coding sequence ATGAACGGGGCTGCGCTGAAGCCGCCGGACGTCTCGCAGCGCTTCAAGCTGCTGATCAAGCGGTACAGGAAGCTACGACAGCGACACGCCGAGGGCTGGACCGTCGAGCGGATCGCACAGCGGCACCGGACGACCGTGGAGGCGGAGCACCTCGCGTCGACGATGCCGCTTCCACCGAACCGCTTCCATGATCTTCGTCACGGCGCGGCGACGATGCTGATCGCGGCTGGGGTGGACGACAAGCTCGTGAGCGAGGCCCTCGGCCATGCGTCCGTGAACTTCACCAAGGACGTGTACGCAGTCGTCGCCGAGGAGCTGGCTGAGGACGCTGCTCGCAAGATCTCGGCGTTCATCCCCCGCCAGAAGCGATCCGCGGCGGTTGGTGCCATCACTGTGCCATCCGGCCGCGAATCATG